The Pseudomonas sp. TH06 genome has a window encoding:
- a CDS encoding 3'-5' exonuclease: MSLFSWLRPVSPVVPVDLQQRLAQLPAISELSDCSLREQRWVVLDLETTGLNLNKDRVLSIGAVVIEDGAIDFSQQFERTLQCRELKLSPSVLIHGLGPNAIAAGSDPAEALLELLEFVGDSPVLAFHAPFDQHMLGRALKEHLGHKLQQVFLDVADIAPLVCPQANIREAGLDEWIDWFRLEVFERHNASADALATAELALILFSRARGQQIHSPLNLQQRLSQWKRRQQAPSF, encoded by the coding sequence ATGAGCCTGTTCTCGTGGCTGCGCCCGGTCAGCCCGGTGGTGCCGGTCGATCTGCAACAACGCCTCGCGCAACTGCCGGCGATCAGCGAGTTGAGCGATTGCAGCCTGCGCGAACAGCGTTGGGTGGTGCTGGATCTGGAAACCACCGGGCTGAACCTGAACAAGGATCGGGTGCTGTCGATCGGCGCAGTGGTGATCGAGGACGGCGCGATCGACTTCAGCCAGCAGTTCGAAAGAACGCTGCAGTGTCGCGAACTGAAGCTCAGCCCCAGTGTGTTGATCCATGGCCTGGGGCCAAATGCGATTGCCGCCGGCAGCGACCCCGCCGAAGCGTTGCTGGAACTCCTGGAATTTGTCGGCGACAGCCCGGTGCTGGCGTTTCATGCGCCGTTCGATCAGCACATGCTCGGGCGGGCGCTGAAGGAGCATCTGGGGCACAAGTTGCAGCAGGTTTTTCTGGACGTCGCGGATATCGCGCCGCTGGTATGCCCGCAGGCGAATATTCGCGAGGCGGGGCTGGATGAGTGGATCGACTGGTTCCGCCTGGAAGTGTTCGAACGGCATAACGCCAGTGCCGATGCGCTGGCCACGGCGGAATTGGCGTTGATTCTGTTTAGTCGGGCGCGGGGGCAGCAGATTCATAGTCCGCTGAATTTGCAGCAGCGGTTGAGCCAGTGGAAGCGTCGACAACAAGCACCGTCCTTTTAG